The Streptomyces sp. NBC_01775 genome includes a region encoding these proteins:
- a CDS encoding AI-2E family transporter: MTSRMDRLRSAVGRWAAKAAERRAGTEEEGGTAPGEAGSVDRRLSSAEAGRAHADAEADAAEQGRREREYVPPPPKYAPAISAKPEPAVAVPWGMRVAAEAGWRLLVLAGVIWVLMKVVSTISLLIIAFSAGLLITALLQPTVARLRRIGLGRGLATAITFIGGFVVMGLVGWFVVWQIMENLDTLTAKVQDGIQELKSWALNGPFHVSEEQINGIAKNLSDWIGDNSKELTSAGIEGVTVVVEFLSGALLTMFVTLFLLYDGKQIWNWALKFVPAAAREGVAGAGPRAWATLTGYVRGTVIVALIDAVFIGVGLYFLKVPMAVPLAVFIFLFAFIPIVGAVISGALAVVVALVTDGVVTALLALAVVLAVQQIESHILQPFILGRLVRVHPLAVVLGVTGGSLIAGIPGAVVSVPLVAVTNTVVVYLKAYAQEQAIRQVRETAPPDAVADTGTGPEPAR, from the coding sequence AGGGGGGCACAGCGCCCGGGGAGGCCGGCTCCGTCGACCGCCGCCTCTCTTCGGCCGAGGCGGGCCGCGCGCATGCCGACGCGGAAGCGGACGCGGCCGAGCAGGGCCGGCGCGAGCGGGAGTACGTCCCGCCGCCACCCAAGTACGCCCCCGCCATATCGGCGAAACCGGAACCGGCCGTCGCCGTGCCGTGGGGCATGCGCGTCGCCGCCGAGGCCGGCTGGCGGCTGCTCGTGCTCGCGGGGGTCATCTGGGTACTGATGAAGGTCGTCAGCACCATCAGCCTGCTGATCATCGCGTTCTCCGCCGGACTGCTGATCACCGCGCTCCTCCAGCCGACCGTCGCACGGCTGCGGCGCATAGGGCTGGGCAGGGGGCTCGCCACCGCCATCACCTTCATCGGCGGCTTCGTGGTCATGGGCCTGGTCGGCTGGTTCGTGGTGTGGCAGATCATGGAGAATCTCGACACCCTCACCGCCAAGGTGCAGGACGGTATCCAGGAGCTGAAGAGCTGGGCGCTGAACGGCCCGTTCCATGTCTCCGAGGAGCAGATCAACGGCATCGCCAAGAACCTCAGCGACTGGATCGGGGACAACAGCAAGGAGCTGACCTCCGCCGGTATCGAAGGCGTCACCGTCGTCGTGGAGTTCCTCTCCGGGGCGCTGCTGACGATGTTCGTGACGCTCTTCCTGCTCTACGACGGCAAGCAGATCTGGAACTGGGCGCTGAAGTTCGTGCCCGCAGCGGCCCGGGAGGGCGTCGCCGGCGCGGGCCCGCGGGCCTGGGCCACGCTCACCGGGTATGTGCGCGGCACGGTGATAGTGGCGCTGATCGACGCGGTCTTCATCGGCGTCGGGCTCTATTTCCTCAAGGTTCCGATGGCCGTGCCGCTGGCCGTCTTCATCTTCCTGTTCGCCTTCATCCCGATCGTGGGTGCGGTGATCTCCGGAGCGCTGGCCGTGGTGGTCGCGCTCGTCACCGACGGCGTGGTCACCGCGCTGCTGGCGCTGGCGGTCGTGTTGGCCGTCCAGCAGATCGAGAGCCACATCCTCCAGCCGTTCATCCTGGGGCGGCTGGTGCGGGTGCATCCCCTGGCCGTGGTGCTGGGCGTGACCGGCGGCAGCCTGATCGCGGGCATCCCGGGCGCGGTGGTGTCGGTGCCGCTGGTCGCCGTGACCAACACCGTCGTCGTCTATCTGAAGGCGTACGCGCAGGAGCAGGCCATCCGCCAGGTACGCGAGACGGCGCCGCCGGACGCGGTCGCGGATACGGGCACCGGGCCCGAGCCCGCGCGCTGA